The sequence TTACAGATACGAATCTCAAGTCTCAACACGCTCGTATATATCTCCGATAGAATCATTTTATACACATCGCTTAGAATCCTCCAAGAACATATAACTAAAGTTGATCAATCTCTAGACCTTGTCAAGAGGGTTTGGAGCCAGGACGGAGACAACTCTTCCTTTCTTTATATAAAGATCTTTGGTGTTACGAAAGAATCACATTTCTACAAACTTGGCAACTTGTGATGAGAAAAATATATAGCAAGCTGAAGACATTATGGATTCTCTTTTTACCTTCAGCTTGCTATATATTTTTCTCATCACAAGTTTGGGATAGAATGTTGGTTCGAAACCGAAAAATATATAGCAAACTGAAGACATTATTGTAGAACCTAAATTCTACACAAAGTATTTAATAGTGATCGGGGttgatctagggaagacaaatgatgtgggcaacgatatctttagaacacaacgatgttaaaTAATTTCCAGTAGGTTAAAATAGACTTTATTGATAACTGGGATCAAATACAATGAGTTGAACTAGATCGAATGATACACACAAGTTCGATCAAGAAGGAATCTAGAAGTGGAAAGACAATAAGATTGATATGAATGTAaggctctctctagggttttcaacgtgtcctcttctttgttttttctcCTTCTTTTATAGCAAGTCGACTCCGAGATCTCCGTGCCAGCTCCGCGATCATTGCAACTTCTGTGACTCCTTCTTCAAGCTCAATTCTGGTTGTGGGCCTCGGCATGTCTCAGTCCATGTCTCTGATCGGGGCCCATTTCGGTCTTGACCAAAATTGGGTCTAACAATTACGGATTCTCCTTTTACCTTCAGCTTGCTATACATTGACAAAAGCTTAAGGGCAtaaatatctttaccttttcgTCCTTCGGCAACGCTATGAACGAGCGTTTCGTTTCGTTTCGTACTCGTCATCTCCAAACAGAGAAGCTAAGACAAAGTGGCTTTTGCGTCTGTTCCCGACCGGCTCCCTCGTCTCAATTGCACCAACAACGATCAATCCTATCAAGGCCCGCCTCAAGAAACCCTTCTCAAGGCCATTTCTTCCTAGTTACCGTTTCAGAGTGATTTTGTTGGATCTGCGATGAAGCCGCAACAAATTTGTAGTTTCGTTTGACAACCTCGAGTACTATTTTATTAATGCTAAATTGGATGTATCGgacttccaacttaaaatcaattggtaattagtggattgacactaactctttatatattacttaaggtGCACAAGTATCTAGTGAAATAGAGTCTTCTGATTTTGACTTTTGAGTCAACTCTAACCGGAATATTAAACCAGACCGTATTAAACCGGTAAAAAGGGCCTTGGTAGTCGTCGTCGTCATCTACAGTTCTCAATTTCGGTAGACATTGTTTTCTCCGTCCGAAAGCCTGCCTTTTTCTACGTATATGCAAGTGGCGAACTTGTGGCGTTTCGTTTCTTTAAGGCCTTCTTGGCGTCTATCTTTCTCCGTCGCTGCCACAGGTTCAAACCGTTCTATTCCAAACTCCTTTTCGGTTTGAAATTGGATTGTAAGTATAGTTAAcactttttcgtttttttttttgttttgaataaagCAATGGATGGTGATCTAGATTCGTGTAGCTTGGTTTTGTGTGGGAAGTCCTGTGTTGAGAATGATACAGCAAAGCGTTTGAAGAGCGAGAACGTGCTTAAGCTCCCAGATGATACTACTAAAGTTTCACTCTTTCTAGATTCCGagattaataatttagttagaGATGATGATTCATTCAATCCTTCACTCTTCATGAACTCGCTTTCAACTGCTCGCTTTGGTCGGTTTCTCATCTGGTCTCCCCGCTTGTCTTCCACTCACGATGTTGTTTCTTAGTAAGCATCATTTCAACATCTGTTTTCTTTCAAAAGGTTTTACCTTTTGCGTGTTTTAATCTGTATTTTCTTTCAGTAACTTTTCTGAGCTTCCGGTTGGTTCGGTTTGTGTCTCAGATATTCAGTTCAAGGGTAGAGGTAAGAGTTTGTTAAattagaataataataataataaaaaaaaatggaacctGAAACCGTAAGTGTAAATTTCAGGCAGAACAAAGAATGTGTGGGAATCTCCAAAGGGTTGTCTTATGTATTCTTTTACGGTAGAAATGGAAGATGGTCGAATCGTTCCTTTGATTCAGTATGTTGTATCTCTTGCTGTAACTGAGGCTGTGAAAGATGTTTGTGACAACAAGGTTTCTATCTATCTCTTGCTTTCCTCCTCCCTTCTTTGCATCAGATTCAAAAAAGATctctgactttttttttgttttggctaAATCAATTTCAGGGTTTGCCGTATATAGACGTTAAAATAAAGTGGCCCAATGATCTTTACTTGAATGGCCTTAAAGTCGGAGGCATTTTGTGTACCTCTACCTACAGATCTAGAATATTTCACGTTAGTGTTGGTAATACGCATTAATTTACTCTTTTTTACAAGTTGCGTTGTACTTTGTTCCAAGAAAATTGCTAAACTGATCCTTTTTTTTGCAGGTGTGGGATTGAATGTGGACAACGATCAACCGACCACATGCTTAAATGCTGTACTAAAAGACATATCTCCTGCATCAGTTCTACTTAAAAGAGAAGAAATTATTGCTGCCTTCTTTCATAAATTCGAGAAATTTTTTAATCTATTCATTGACCAAGGTAATCCTCGAAACAGTTAATTTCATTATCAAGTCTTAAGCCCCATGTAGTCATTCTATGTCATTGCACTTCATTTTACAGGTTTTAAATCTCTCGAGGAGCTTTACTACAGGACATGGCTTCACAGGTAATTTGCATTTTCCTTTTGCTTGTCAATGAAAGGTCTGTGTTATCTGAATTTTGAAACTGATTTTTAGTTTTGGTGTATTCCATTTGTCACTTTCTGAACTAATTGGGTGAACCTTCGTCCATTAGCATGTTTACTTGGCTAAAAAACAccttaaaattatttcaatattCGATGTCGTATTTTCCCTGCAATAAACTAAAAGCTCTTAAAGATAAGAACAAGACATATTACTTACCAATaattgatgtttttgttttgttgatacTTGATACATACACACACATAGTTTTATTCACTTGTGGCTGTATCCAAATTTCTGAATACGTTGCCATGTATTCTCACATGTGCAGCGGGCAAAGAGTGATCGTTGAAGATAAAATCGAGGACCAAGTTGTTCAAAACGTTGTGACTATCCAGGTAAAGAGGAGTCTTATGGACTTGTTATATAAAAATTCTAGTCATTGTGCTTTAATTCTCTTTACATATCTCTAGGGTTTGACATCTTCGGGATATCTTCTGGCTATTGGAGATGATTATCAAATGTATGAGCTTCACCCTGATGGCAATAGGTAAGTTGAATCAGTTAAATGGATAATAACATTATGATATTACATGTTAAAGCTGATATGTAATGTTGTGTTCAACTACAGTTTTGACTTTTTCAAAGGTCTAGTCCGAAGAAAAATATGATCCTTTTTCTTCGGGGAAGGAGATGTTATAGCACCATGGACATAACTAGTACTAGTCTCGGTTTTCGACCAACGGAGAAagtgtttatttatatatatatagattactGTGGTGTTGTCCCTTATTTCCTTGTATCCAAAATTCCAGATTATGTATCTGTTATTCACTATGAAattgtttttctaaaataagTATCGGACCAAGTAGTAATTTACTCCAAAGTATGGTGTGGATTTACAAGGAAATTCCATTCAATGCAATTTTTAGCCAAAAGTGACAGGTTTGTGATACTTAAACGGACAAACTTTTGAGGGTCAACAGAACAAATAagctgattttttttatcaacagtATAATGTCAACTGAATTAGGTTACATATCTCTAAGAATCACACTCCTTTTAGAGTTACCAACCAAATGTTTGAAAACGACAACgagaataaatatgaaaaaatggGTTAGGTATTATTTGGATAACAGCTAAGCTAAGAAATCGATTCAATGGGAAAAGTTATTCTGAACTtccttatatatagtttttaataattttctactTCTCACACGCGTTTATTCTGTAATGGCTGGGTCAGTCTCTTTTGAGACACAGAAGATCTTGAACACTATATGTGGTCGTGAGCCTTGTGTATTcgtaaatatatttgattattttatataaagattAATCGAAGTAACACAAAGGGACTTGACACACTATAGGTGGTTGTGAGCATCGTGTGCTCGTAAGTATATTGATTAATTTATGGAAAATTATTCGAAGTGGATTCTGATGCCATTAAAGATCTGACCAAATCCTTTTGGTGTTGGTTCACCTACCTGATTTCAGAATAGGACATAAGTAGATGGCATGTCAGAACATGATTAGGTAGTTTTGGGACTAAAGAACATAATTATTGTGCATTTGCTTATATATACGGCTCATTATATGCATCATCACACACAAACAAAGAAAGTCACACACAAGTGCTTCCACTTGTTTTCTTCCATGGCTGGTTCAGTTTCGGGTGATACAGAAGCGCAATGCGCTGGAGATCCAAGCAGCAAGCCCGGTGGCTGGATAACTTTTCCATTCATGATGGGTTTGTctgtttgttttttgttgttgttgttgttgtctatGTTCCTTTGAAGGCGAGACTTATACATATTGATGTCTGTCCTACGTGGTGCAGCTACATTGTTAGGTATGTCCATAACATCTTTCGGATGGGTACTGAACTTGATTGTCTTCTTGATCGAGGAATTCAACATCAAGAGCATCGCTGCTGCTCAGATTTCGAACATTGTCAATGGATGCCTCAGCATGTTGCCTCTTGTAGCTGCCATTTTAGCTGATTCTTTCTTTGGAAACATTCTCGTCATCTCTGCCTCAACTTTCATCTCGCTGACGGTAAGTCCAAAAACTCATGACTCATTCTCTTCaatgaatttaattttcttatacaCAAAAAGATCTAACAGTTTTAAAACATTATAGGGGATTCTTCTCCTGACTCTGGTCGCATCTTTGGACTTCTTGAAACCTAGACCGTGTGAAACCGGATCAATCCTATGCCAGTCTCCATCGGAACTCCAGCTTGGGATCTTGTACACAGCCTTAGTTCTAGTAACCATTGGAGCAGGTGGGACACGGTTCACCTTAGCATCTGCGGGAGCAAACCAGTACGAGAAACCTAAGGATCAAGGAAGCTTCTTCAACTGGTACTTCCTCACACTATACGCTGGGGCTATTACCGGAGCGACGGCTATTGTACACACACAGGACAATGCTAGCTGGAAACTCGGGTTTGGCCTCTGCGCTGCTGCGAATTTCGTAAGTTTCGTTGTTTTCGTCTGCGGGAAAAGACTCTACAAGCATGAGAAGCCCATGGGGAGTCCTTTCAAAAGCCTCATCAGTGTTGTAGTCGCCGCTACAGTGAAAAGAAAGGCTGCGGTTTCGTCTAAAGAAGAAGACTATCACCAGGGACTCGCCAAGACTTCTCCTGCAATAATACCCTCCAAGAGCTATGGGTTCTTGAACCGTGCAGCCTTGAAAACCGAAGACGGCGGCTCGGTT is a genomic window of Brassica napus cultivar Da-Ae chromosome A2, Da-Ae, whole genome shotgun sequence containing:
- the LOC125585745 gene encoding biotin--protein ligase 2-like: MQVANLWRFVSLRPSWRLSFSVAATAMDGDLDSCSLVLCGKSCVENDTAKRLKSENVLKLPDDTTKVSLFLDSEINNLVRDDDSFNPSLFMNSLSTARFGRFLIWSPRLSSTHDVVSYNFSELPVGSVCVSDIQFKGRGRTKNVWESPKGCLMYSFTVEMEDGRIVPLIQYVVSLAVTEAVKDVCDNKGLPYIDVKIKWPNDLYLNGLKVGGILCTSTYRSRIFHVSVGVGLNVDNDQPTTCLNAVLKDISPASVLLKREEIIAAFFHKFEKFFNLFIDQGFKSLEELYYRTWLHSGQRVIVEDKIEDQVVQNVVTIQGLTSSGYLLAIGDDYQMYELHPDGNSFDFFKGLVRRKI